A segment of the Cohnella algarum genome:
AATACGACGGCGTCACGCCCTCGCTTTCCCGGAGCCGATTGAAGTCCTCGTTGATTTTCTCCGCCAGCCCTTCCCCGTCCTTCGCGACGAGCAGCTTGGCGTAATTCGGCCAGTCGATCGGGAACTCCCCGGCCGCGGTCTGCCGGAACGCGCGCGGATCCCCGTAATCGATCCAGTCCCAATCCGGATAGACGAGGAAAAATTCCTGGGCTTTTTTCGCTTCGGCATAGCTTTCCGAGGCGGCGGCCGTAGGGTGGATTTTTCCCGAAGACAGCCGAAAATCCGGCAGCTCGCCCGGCTGATCGGACCGGAGCCCGGACAGCGCCCGAAGGAGCGGCTGCTTGTCGGCATTCCCGTCGCCGTACCCCGCGAGCAGAACGATGTCCCCGTCCATATCGCGGAACACGATCCCCGTCTCCTCGCCGGACGCCGCGCTTTTGACCCGGCCGAACAATCGCTCGGCTTCCTCCGGACGATCCGAACCGGCGCGCAGAACGACAGCAGCCGCATAGGGCGACCGAAGATGAATGCCGAGCATTTCCGCGCGCTCCCTGAATTCCGCCTCCGCCATCGTGCCGGTCAGCCAGCGGTAAAGCGTGTTGTCTTTAATCAACTGAATGCCGTAATCGTGAAAAAGCGTCTCCGTCCTCAGGCTGTTCAGCTTCAGCACCGTATTGCTCAGCGTTTCCTTCAGTTCGCCGACGTTGATCGGCTTCAGCAAATAATTTTCGATGCCGAGCTTCATCCCTTCGCGCAGAAAATCGAAATCGCTGTACGCGCTCAAGACGATCACCTTCAGCTCGGGGAGGCGCCGCCTGGCGGCGGCGATCAGCTCCAGCCCGTTCATGACCGGCATCGAAATGTCGGTAATAAGAATGTCGGCCGGCGTTCGCTCCAGCGCGTCCAGCGCGAGGCGCCCGTTCTCCGCGTGGCCGACGATTTCGAGCCCGAGCGCGGCCCAGTCGATCATGTCGTACAAGCCTTCGATAATAAACGGCTCGTCGTCCGCCAAAAATACGTTAAGCATCGTGAATGACCCCCTCTTCCGCTTGCGGGAGACGGACGGTTACCGTCGTCCCCTCGCCCGGCTCGCTTTCGATGTCCACGCCGTACGGCTGGCCGTGCACGAGATTCAGACGCGCGTGTACGCTGCGCAGGCCGAACGAACCTTCCGTTTCCTCGGCAACGGATAGCCGATCCCGGATTTCGGCCAGCTTGTCCGGTTCGATCCCTTTGCCGTTTTCTTCGACGGTAACGCGAATGTCGCCGCCTTCCGGCCGGACGCGGATCGCGAGAAAGTTGTCCTCTCTTGCGGGATCGATCCCGTGGACGATATAGTTTTCCACGATCGGCTGCAGCGCGAGCCGCATGACCGGAACGCCCGAAAGCTCGGGCGGGCAATCGATCTCGTAGGCGAATTTGTTTTTGTAGCGGATGCGAAACAGCTCCAGATAGAGCCGGCACGCCTCCAGCTCGCTTTGCATCGTGCTTTGCCGCTTCGGGTTGACCAGATTTTTGAACAGGACGGACAGGCTGTAGATCATTTCCGCCGCGTCGCTGTCGCCTTGGGAAAACGCCCGCATGCGGATGACTTCCAGCGTATTGTACAAAAAGTGCGGATTCACCCTTGCCTGCAGCGCCGCAAGCTCCGCGTGCTTTTGATTGATTTCGGCCTTGTACACTTTGTCGATATACTGGTTCAGCTCGTCGAGCATCGCGTTGAAGCTTTTGGAAATTTGGCCGAGCTCGTCTTCCCGGGTTTCGTCGATGCGGGCGTTCAGGTCGCCGTTTTTGACCTTGCGCGTAAACCGGATAATTTCATTCGTCCGCTTGGCGAAGTTCATGATGAACAGCGACGGAATGAGCGTCGCCACCGCGATGCAAATGAAGCTGATCAAAAGGATCGTGTTGCGCGTTCCGGCGTAGGAAACCGCCATCTCCTCGCGGGTCGCTTCCCCGACGATCGCGTATCCGCCCTCGCCGGAGGACAATTTGTTCGTGTACACGTCGCCTTCGATATGCTGTCCGTCCAGCACGGCCGTCGATTCGCCGGATTCGGGCTCGAGCTTCAAGCCGTACCTGGCTCCCGCCGAATCGTAAAACACGCGCCCGTTCGCATCCCGAACGTGAATCGTGCCTTTCATCTCGGGATAGCCGGCAAGCGCGCTTGCGATTTGCTCCGAGTCGAAATAAACGAGCAACTGGCCGATATTTTTCAGCGTTTGCTTGTCGTTGATCGGAACCCGCACCGCGAACATCCGGGGATCGTCGCGGCCGATCGCTTTGCTTACCCAGTAATTCGGCGCCGTGACGTTTCGCGATTCCGCCGCCATCACGTCGGGGATGTACGATCGCGCCATGTTCGTGACGACGAGCTTGAACCGTCTGTTATCGTCAAGAGAATACAGCACCTGCCGATCCGAGCTGTACAGCACGATGTTGCGGATGGAGCTGTCCGAATCGATCCGCCCGAGAAAATAGTCGAGGGCGCTCCCCAATTCGCTCGTCTCTTCCGCCGTAAATTGATCCAGCTGGAATTTCACATACTCTTCGTAGGAATTCAACAAAAAAATGCTCAACTCCGCCGACAGGCTGTCGCTGCGGTAGATGTCGTTCATCATCGCCTGGACGGATTCGACCTTCCCTCCGATGTAGCGGTTTACGCTGTCCATCGCCCGGGTCTGATTGTCCAGTTCCCTCCGGACGGCCGTCTGGGCCGCGTTCCGGTACATCAAATAGGAAAAGGTGATGATCGTCACGATCGTGATGACCGAAAAGAGCAGGATGATTTTGAGAAAGAGGTTGTTTTTGAAGTACTTGCGGTAAACGGCGCCGATGTCCATGATGCGGGCTCCTTCTGTCGAATGAGGCTATTATAACATATCGGCGGGTTTGCGTTAGCAGCGGGGGGCGTTGCGCGGGATCGATAGATTCCGCGGATATCGGTTGCGGCCGGCAATCGCATTGCAAGCCCGGATCGGCAACGCATTCCCGATCTGCCGGACTCATGAATGCGTTGCAGTCGGGAGGCCATATTATTTACATGACAGATTGTAAAATGAAGTGCGACAGGTAAAGTAAAGGCCCATGGACGATTCGTGTAAAATGGAGTCACCACAACAACCATTACACGGGAGAATCAATCCATGGGTTACACACATCTTAGCATAACCGAACGCAGCCAGCTAGAAGTCCTCCGCCGTCTGGGATGGTCCAATCGGGCAATCGGCAAGGAGTTGGGGCGGCACCACTCCGCCATAGCGCGCGAGATACAGCGCGGAAGCGTGGAGGGCGAATATCGGGCGGAGACCGCCCAGACCGCCTATGAAGAGCGTCGGAGTACCAGTAAGCCAAAAGGTCGATTCACCACTGAGCTAGCCGATGAGCTGGAGGAGAAGCTACAGCAGACCTGGTCGCCGGAACAGATTGCAGAGAACCGCCGAACAAGCGGAAAGCCGTTTGTTTGCTTCAAGACCATTTATCGCTGGCTGTACGATGGACGTCTGAATGGAGGCGAAGTGAGCGTCCTGCGCCACAAGGGAAAGCGGCGCAAGCCGGTAGAAACGCGCGGTCGCTTTCTTGTCGGCAAGACGATCGCACAGCGACCAAAGGCCATTCGGAAACGCGAATCGTTCGGCCATTGGGAACTCGATACGGTTGTCTCCAGCCGAGGGAAAAGCCGTGCTTGCGCCGCTACGTTTATTGAGCGTAAGACACGGATGTACGTCGCGGTGAAGATGCCCGATCGCACAGCTCATTCGATGGAGGTTGCTTTCGGAGTGGCAGCCGGACAATTCGCGCAAGGCGCGTTTAAGACGGCCACTGTCGACCGTGGAAAGGAATTCGCCTGCTATGCAGCGCTTGAATTCTTCCATGGCATCGATGTGTACTTCGCCGATCCCTACTCGTCGTGGCAGCGTGGATCCAACGAGAACGCGAATGGGCTCCTACGTGAATTTATCCCGAAGGGTCACGATTTTGCTGAGGTGACCGATGAAGAGCTGGCTTATGCTCTCCACCTCATCAACCACCGCCCCCGGAAATGTCTCGACTGGAAGTCGGCTTACGAATCGTTCATGGAAGAACTGTCGCACTTAGCTTGACAATCCGTCACATAAAAAAACGCCATGTCCGGCGGTTGCGAGCGTACTTTTGGATGATTTATCGTACAAAATCCCTCTTCCTGCCGCTTTCGCGACGACTTTTGTACGTTTTTTCATACAAAATCGCGCGTTTGAGGGCGAATCGACCGTTTTTGGATGATTTTTCGTACAAAATCCCTCTTCCTGCCGCTTTCGCGACGACTTTTGTACGTTTTTTCATACAAAATCGCCGCGTTTGAGGGCGAATCGATCGTTTTTGGATGATTTTTCGTACAAAATCCCTCTTCCTGCCGCTTTCGCGACGACTTTTGTACGTTTTTTCATACAAAATCGCCGCGTTTGTGGATTAATCGAACGTTTTTGGATGATTTTTCGTCCGCTCCGCTCCGCTTTCGTACTTGAGCATTTTGCATAATTCCGTTTTTGAAGTAGGTAGTGGAATTATGGGGCCAATTAAACCAGCTTTCTAGCTAAATCGACTTTAATTTTCAAAAATGGGCAGACCTGCAGAATTTTTACTGAATCAAAAAATTTAAGCGGCGGCGTTCTTGGATTGACGAGCCATCGCTAACGCAGAAGCTAATAACACAATGGCGTTTAGGTATTGGTGAGTTGTCACCTTTTGAATACCCCAGACGTGCATGGCGTCTGCGGTGAGATAGGTTTTCAACCTGGAGTTGCATCGTTCTACGCTGGTTCTTTCGTTATACAACTCCTTCCAGCGTTTGGTGTCTCGATGTGGACTTGAATAACGACGCAAATCGCTTTTCGTATCGACTTTGACGACCATTCCATAGTTGGAAGATGAGCAAGCAGCCATCCCAAGCGGACAGTCTACCTTGCCCGTGGCATGGGGACAGCGGAATTTCAGGTATTCTCCATCAACGCCCCAATAAGTCATTTCATAGCCCATCGAGCAACAGGGTGTGCCACTGGATGTCATGCCCGCAGGTGGTTCCTTCTCGTTGCGAAGGTTCATCGGAATAATCGCCTGCGCCTTTACATTTCGCGCTGCTTCGTAGTTTTTAAGCTGGTCATAACCGGCATCAAGCATAAAGAACTTCACCTGTGTACCCGCAGCCACTTGTTCTATGAGAATCGGAGCCATATCGCCGTCATTGACGTGAGCCGGTGTAACGGAGAGCGCCATCGGCAGCTCGCTTGTTGTGTCGACGGCGAGATGAATCTTGTAGCCAAACCACTTGACCTTGTTGCCAAACGAATCGAACTTAGCCCCCCAGTTGGCATTGCCAGTCCGTTCGCTTTTCCGTTTCGGTTGCTTCTTCTCATAAGCATGAATCGCTGCACTGTCGATCGCCACATGACTTCCGTCGATGATTCCCTCCTTCTTGCATTGTACAACGAGATCATCAAACAGGCGCTGAGCTTGCCCCTTGCTGGTTAACTCAGCGAACACGCGGCTTAAAGTCGCGATAGAAGGAGCCTCACGGTCCAGTCTAAGTCCACATTGATAACGAAAGCGAAGATCGACATCCAAACGATGATGTAGACCCGTAAATGTATCGATGTTCTCAAGCGGGGCAGCAAGTAGCGCACGAAGAATCCCTTGCCTGCAATGTCCGTCGGCACCTCGGGGTGAATGACTTCTCAATTCCTTGGCATAGGGGCGTAAGTCCAGGGCGCTGAAAAAGATAGGCAATCGTTCTTTAGATTCAAGTTTTTGAAGCACATCAAAGGAAAATAGACTTTCTTGGAGAATATACAAAGTGACTTCCCTCCCTTGGGTTTTCTGGTTTGGTCACTTGAAAACTTCTCCAAGTTGGGGTGAAGTCCCTTTTTTTTGCTCAAAAACCTTTGTACAGCAAGGGCTCAGATTAATGCAAAATGCTCACTTAAAAACGGCTGATTTGCAAGCGGGCATTGCAGCCGGAAGGCCACCTATGTTTTTCGTACGCGGCCTCCCGAGATCGCTCACTTCAAAAACAGCTCGATCACCGGCACGCAAGGCTCCGGCTTCTTCACCGGGAGCTGAAGCGTGAGCGTATCCGCCGGACGGCCTTCGTCGAACGCCCCCGCTTCCATCGTCATCTGCTGTTCGCCCTGCACCATTCGCACTTCCGAAGCGTCGTTCAGCAGCTGCGCGTACTCGACCTTGCCCGAAAAGCCGGACAGGTGTACATGCTTGAACGGCCAGCTAAACAGGTGCAAATAGAGCCGATTCGTGTCCGGATTGTACGTAAACCGGCAATCGTCCGGACATTGCCACTCCTCCGGAGCGGCGGTGCAGCCGTAGATCGAACGGCCGTGCGCGCGCATCCAGGCGCCGATGCCCCGCAGCCGTTCGACTGCCCGCCTATCGAACTCGCCGCGCCCCGTCGGACCGACGTTGAGCAGCAGGTTCCCGCCCTTGGCAACGGTATCGATCAGCATTTTCACGAGCATGTCAACGCTTTTCCACGATTCCTCGTCGCGGTAATAGCCCCACGAGCCGCTGAACGTATGGCAAGCTTCCCATACGACGCGGCGACCGTTCACCTGAATCCATTCCCGCGGCTGATACTGCTCCGGCGTCGTAATGTCTCCCGGAATTTGCAGCCGGTCGTTGAGCAGAATATCGGGACGGAGCGACCGGATCAGCTCGACGAGCCGCTCGCTCTGCCATTCGTCTTTCCCCTTCCCGGCAAAACCTTCCTCGGCCGGAATGGAAAAATCGAAGAACATCAGGTCGATCGGCCCGTACCCGGTCAGCAGCTCCCGCGTTTGGCCGAACATGTACTCGACGTATTTGGAGAAATCCCGCTTTTGGCTTGCCGCCGCGAACGCCGGATCGTACCGGAGCGGATGCTTCACGTCGACGGTGTAATGCGGATGATGCCAATCCAGCAGCGAATAATAAAGGCCCGTCCGAATGCCGCGCTCGCGGAAGGCATCCAGCATCGGCCGCAGCACGTCCCGGCCGGCGGGCGTGTTCGTCGCCTTATAGTCGGTGAGCTGCGAATCCCACAGGCAAAAACCTTCGTGATGCTTCGCGGTGACGACCATATATTTCATGCCCGCATCCGCGGCGAGCTGCGCCCATAAATCCGGATCGTACAAATCGGGATCGAAGTAGCGCATATACTTGTCGTACTTCTCGTCGCTCAAAAATTCGCGGGACCGCATCCACTCGTGCCGGGCGCCGAGCGAGTAAAGCCCCCAATGAATAAACATGCCGAAGCGGCTTTGCGTATACCAGTCCGTACGATTCGTTCCCATAAGCAGATTGCCTCCTAGTTTCGATTCCGTCCAAGAATAAGAGCTCCGGCATCCGTTAGCGCGCCTCCGACCCGTCCCATTTGCCGATCCGACCGCCCGATCTTCGCCAATCGGTCAGCCCGTCGCCCGATCCGCGCGAGCCCGGTTCCGGAATTCCCGCGGCGACATCCCGCGATGCTCTTTGAAATGCTTGTTGAAATACGCGAGCGACCGGTAGCCGCATTCGAACGCGATGTCGGTGACCGGCAGGCTCGTCGTCTGCAGCAGATGCGCGGCGATCTGCATGCGCAGCCGCTGGATGAACCGGTTCGGCGAAAGGCCGACCGTCTGCCGGAACGCCGCGTAAAAGCCGGTCCTCCCTTTGCCGCAAAGATCGATCAGCCGCTGCATCTCGATCTCCCCGGTCACGTTGCGCAAAATATATTCCACGGCCGCGACGACGCCGTCATCGACATCCGTCCCGGCCCCGGAGGCCTCCTTCCCTTTTTCCAGCGCGTACCGATAGACCTGAACGAGAATGTCGACCAGATGCTTGAACTGGCTCGCCTCCCAGCCGGGAAGCCGCCTCTCCTGCTCTTCGCACGCCGCTTTCGCGGACGCCTGAATGCCGCGGGCATACGCCGACGAAGCCGGAATCAGCGGCGAGACGCGGCCGGAATAAAACGGGTACAGCAGCCGATGCCCGTCCGGAAGGAGCCGGACGACGGACGGCGAGAACAGCGCCATCAGCCAGCGGATCGGCTTGCCCGCCTCCGCCGCCAGGTTGTAGTGCGGCTCGCACGGCCGGAACAGAAAGACGTCCCCCGGCTTGCCCTCGTAATGCCGGTCCGACAGCTGAAAGCGGGCGTCATTTTCCAGCAACACGTTCAGCTCCAGCAGCTCGTGCATGTGCAGCTCGTGCTCGGTATCGCCGTCGACGCGCAGCTCGAACTTCCATTCGCGGTCCTGTTTCAAGTCATGGTACAGCAAATGCCTCACCCTTTGACCGAGCCGCTGGTCATGCCCGAAATGATATATTTCTGGCCGAGCAAATAAATGAGGATCACCGGCAGCGTCGTCAGCACGATATCCGCCGAGACGAGATTCCAGTTCACCTGGAACCGGCCGAAAAAGTTGTAGACGGCGAGCGTCATCGGCCATTTGTCCGAGTTGTTCAGGTAATAGAGCGGCAGCACGAAATCGCTCCAGCAATTCATGAAGTTCAAAATGCAAACCGTCACGAGCACCGGGGTGAGCAGCGGAATCGCGATGGAGCCGAACAGCCGGAACGGCGAGCAGCCGTCAACGATGCCCGCTTCGTCAAGCTCCCGGGGAACCGTGCCGACGAAGCCGTAGATGAGAAACACGCTGAACGGAATCGCCATGACCGACAGAAGGACGATAATGCCGATTTGCGTATTGATCAGCTGCGTCCACTGCATCACCTTCGTCAGCGTCACGTAGTTGACCGGCATCGCGATGCCCATGATCAAAAAAAAGTACATCGCCCGGTTGAGCCTCGTCGCATTCCGCGAAAAAATGTAGGCGGCGACGGAAGCGAGCGCCACGCTGAGCAGCGTGGAGGCGACCGCGTACAGCAAGCTGTTGAAAAAGGAGGAAATCAGCTTGCCCTCTTCGATGACGACCGCATAGTTGCTCCAATGCAGCTCGGTCGGAAGCTTGATGCTCATCGTATTGGCCTGCACGCGGTCCTTCAGGGAATTGACGAGAATGAGCGCGAACGGCACGAACATGATCAGGCTGAGCGCCCACGCGAATACGTTTCGCAAAACGGAGAGGATCGTTTTCCCTTTCATCCTTCGTTCTCCTCCTTCGCCATCAGCCGAATGACGAAATAGCCGGCGATCGTCATGAACAGGAACAGTACCGACGACAGCGCCGTGCCGACGCCGTACCGTCCAAGCGAAAACTCTTTGAAAATCGTCGTATACAAGACGTCCGTCGCATAGCCGGGCCCGCCGTTCGTGAGCACGTAGACGACCTCGAACACCTTCAGCCCGTGCAGCAAATTGAGTACCGTCGTGACGACGAGCGCCGGCATGAGCAGCGGCAAGGTGACGTGGACGAACTTTTGCCAGACGTTTGCGCCGTCGATCGCCGCCGCTTCGTAATACGTGCGGGAGATCGACTGCAGGCCCGCGAGCAAAATGATCATAATGTAGCCGACGCCCTTCCACACGTCGACGCCGATGATCGATTTGAACGCCCAGTTCACGTCGACAAGCCATTTTTGCGCCATGAAATCAAGCCCGATCGCCCGCAGCGTCTCGTTCAGCAAGCCCGTGGCCGGATTCAGCACCGACTTGAAGATGAGGCCGACGACCAGCATCGGCACGACCGCCGGCAGAAACAGCATGACGCGGTGAAAGCCCTTCATCCGGATGCCGTCGTTCAGCGCCATTGCGAACAGCAGGCCAAGCACCGTTTTCAAAATGACGGTAAAAAACGTGAATTTCAGCGTGTTGTACACGAAGCTCATATAGTTCTCATCGGCGGAAAACAGCTTCTTGAAATTGTCTACGCCGATGAAGTTGATTTCGTTGGAATAGCTGTTCCAGTCGGTAAACGAATAGTAGAAGCCCATCAATCCCGGAACGATAAAAAAGACCAAATACAAGCCAAGGGTTGCCCACGTATAATAAAACGGGTACATTTTGCTCTTGATCATGCCCTCTCTCCCCACTCGCGAGTTTTGAATCGCCCGTATGCCGTCCGCTCCCGCAAAACGTCTTCGCCGTCCGCGAAGGGACGGCGAAGAGCGAAACGGCGATTCCCTGCTGCCCGATCAATTCGCCCAAGCCGGGTCTCCGGCCACTTTCGCCATGTCCTCCCTGCGCTTGTCGATGCTTTTCAGCACGTCGACGGGTTCCATCGAGCCCCCGAACATGGCGGCGATGTCTTTGCCGATGTCCATCCATTGCGGATTGACGTAATTGACGAAATTTTGGATGTCCGTCCCTTTTTCCGGGTACGTTTCGAACAGTTTTTTTTGCTCCTCGGTATATTTGTCCGTAAGGCCCGAGAAGTTCAGATTGGAAACCGTATCGTCGTTGTCCAGCATGTATTGGAGGTTTTCTTGCTTCGCGAGAAAGGCGAAGTATTGCTTCGCTTCCTCGATGTGCTTGGAGCCGGAATAAATGAATTTGCTCGGCCCGCCCGGATTGATGTAATAAATCTGATTGTCCGCGAGCGGGATGACGAAATAGCCGAAGTCTTCCGGCGATAGGTCCGGATTCGCTTCCGCGATGTCGAAGACGAGGCTCTGGTTGGCGAGCGCCATCGCGTATTCGCCGCTGGCCAGCTTGTTGGCCGTATCGGCGCCCGTATCCGAGAACGTGTTATCGCCGAAGAAATTCAGGTCGTACATTTCTTTAAGCTGCGCGAGCGCCGTTTCCATCGTTTTGTCGTCGGCGAACTTTTTCTTGTTCGCGTTCAGGTCGTCATACAGGTTCGGCGTCGTCTTGTCGTATTGCGGTCCCGGCTCCGCGAACCACAGCACGTGATGCCAGCCGTCCGCGATCGGCTCGTAAATCGGCGTGATGCCGGCTTCCTGGATTTTCAGCGAAAGCTGCTTGAATTCCTCGTACGTCTTCGGGATTTCGAGCCCGAGGTCGGCGAAGATTTTTTTGTTGTACACGAGCACGAAGCTGGAATACGTATCCCAAATCGTAAGCGCATACACTTTTCCGTTAAGCGAAAGCTGCTCGAGCGTAAGCGGATCCTCGCGCTGCGTCCATTCCTCGCCGGTCAGGTCGACCGCGTTCTGCTCGACGTTGTAATTCAGTTTAATTTCGCTGTACCCGCTTTGGCCTCCGAAAATGTCCGGGCCTTCCTTGGCGTTCAGCTTCGTTTTCAGCACGTTGTAATATTGATCCGAAGGAATGATCTGATAGTCGATATGAATGCCCGTTTCTTCCTCGAATTTTTTGGCGAGCTCCATTTCGGCATCCTTGATCCAGCCCTGGCTGGCCATATACGTCAGCGTGACGTCCTTCTTCCCGCCGGACGAACCGGAAGACGTCCCGCCGGATGCCGACGGCGAACCCGAAGCGCCGGAACCCCCGCCGCCGCACCCGGCGATCAGCGCGACGCTAAGCGCAAGCGCGGTCAAACCGAAAAACGATTTTTTCACCTTGATTCTCCCCTTTAGGTCGGTATGAATTTACGAATCCGCTTTCAATCGCGCCGGCGTTTTCGCGATGCCTTTCGCTCGGCCTCGCCCGGCGGATTGCCTTCATTATAGACGGAGCCTGCGGCCGCTCCAATGGAGAAAACGGTTTCATTTTTTGTGTTTATTTAACCGCCGGCCGCCGGCCTCTCCGAAAAGTCTTTGACAAACGCGGCTCCCCTCATCACAATGGAATTGTAAGCGATATCAATGGAGTGGACAACATGCGCCGAAACATGCGGAATATCCAGACCGTTTTGTTTTCCACCTATACGCTGATCATCGTGCTCGTTTTCGCGGTTTTGATCGGCTGGTTTTATCTGTGGGCATCCGAAACGCTTCGGCGCAACGCCACCGATTCCATCGACAGCATCGGAGGCTCGATGCGGGATCAGATCGATTCGGAACTGCGCAAGATGAACGACGTCTCGCTTAACGTCATGTATTCCAATCTGGTCAAGGATCATTTCCGCAAATATTTGTCTTACGCGGAAGGCGGCGCCCCGCAGGACGAAAACGAGTTTGCAAGCCCGTCCAGGGAAGTGGAAAGCGCCAAGGAGCTGGCCGATATTTTGACGGCGGCGATCGGGCCTTCGCGGCCGGTGGAGCAGCTTTATTTGTACGATTTCGAGGGCGTCGTTTACGGCAACGGCTTCGACAACGGGGAACGGCGCTACGACCCGGAAACGAAAGACTGGTTCGCGGCCGTCCTGAACAATGCGGAAGGAAAGTACCTCCATCCCCCCGTTTTGGACGAGGACATGTCCAAATTCATTTCGTCGCGGGAACCGCAGTATTCGGTATCGTTGTTCCGGCTGTTTTACGACCATTACAATTCCCCGATCGGCATCGTCGAAGTGAAGCAGTACTACAATAAAATATTCAAAAGCGTCCTCGACTACGAAAGCGGCGGCGGCTCGCACGACGAAGTGCTCGTTTTCGACCGGAACGGCAACGTGCTTTATCCGCTCGACGCCTCGCCGTCCCGATTCGAGCCCTATATCGAACTCGTTTCCGGTTTCGGGGAATCGGGCGGCGCGGATCGGCATCTCGGCTTTCGCAATCCGGACACCGGCGACCGCGAGCTGCTATCCCTCCACCGTTCGGAATTTTCCGGCTGGAGCACCGTGTTCATCGTCTCGGAAAAGCGGCTGCTGCAGCCGCTCACCGCGTTCGCGAAGCAGACCGTGCCGATCGCCTTCCTGATCTTGCTGTTCGCGATCGTTCTCTCTTACGTTGCAGCCCGCAAAATCACGTTCCCCATTTTGAAAATCCATCGCATGATCCGCAATATCCGCTTGGACGATCTCGGCGCCGGGCGCTTCGCGAATCGGGAGCTGAACAGCGGGCTGAACGAGCTGGACCAGCTTCACCAGGCGTTCGTCCATATGAACATCCGATTGAAGCAGTCGATGGACGACCTGCTGCTCGCGCAGTCCCAGGAGCTTCAATCCCGGCTGGTCGCTCTTCAGGCTCAGATGAACCCGCATTTTCTGTACAACACGCTGACGACGATCGGCGTCATGGCCGAGGAGAACATGAACGGACAAATCGTCGCCATGTCGGAGGCGATGGCCGATATGCTCCGCTATATCACGTCCGACGAATCGGAAGTCCCTTTTGCGGCCGAACTCGAGCATACGCGCATGTACGGAGATATTCACCGGATTCGCCACGGCGGCAAGCTGGAGCTGGTCCTGGAAGCGGAGCAAAGCCTGATGGCCGTTCGCATCCCGAAGCTGATCGTGCAGCCGCTCGTCGAAAATTCGCTCAAGCACGCGGCCAA
Coding sequences within it:
- a CDS encoding cache domain-containing sensor histidine kinase produces the protein MRRNMRNIQTVLFSTYTLIIVLVFAVLIGWFYLWASETLRRNATDSIDSIGGSMRDQIDSELRKMNDVSLNVMYSNLVKDHFRKYLSYAEGGAPQDENEFASPSREVESAKELADILTAAIGPSRPVEQLYLYDFEGVVYGNGFDNGERRYDPETKDWFAAVLNNAEGKYLHPPVLDEDMSKFISSREPQYSVSLFRLFYDHYNSPIGIVEVKQYYNKIFKSVLDYESGGGSHDEVLVFDRNGNVLYPLDASPSRFEPYIELVSGFGESGGADRHLGFRNPDTGDRELLSLHRSEFSGWSTVFIVSEKRLLQPLTAFAKQTVPIAFLILLFAIVLSYVAARKITFPILKIHRMIRNIRLDDLGAGRFANRELNSGLNELDQLHQAFVHMNIRLKQSMDDLLLAQSQELQSRLVALQAQMNPHFLYNTLTTIGVMAEENMNGQIVAMSEAMADMLRYITSDESEVPFAAELEHTRMYGDIHRIRHGGKLELVLEAEQSLMAVRIPKLIVQPLVENSLKHAAKRQPPWIVRVSGEGDARKWVVRVADNGPGFSEESLAKLREKMEETGRTGTVPALKLDGMGLLSVYFRLRLSYGKEAVFSIENRAEGGATVTIGRMPPTD
- a CDS encoding extracellular solute-binding protein, with the translated sequence MKKSFFGLTALALSVALIAGCGGGGSGASGSPSASGGTSSGSSGGKKDVTLTYMASQGWIKDAEMELAKKFEEETGIHIDYQIIPSDQYYNVLKTKLNAKEGPDIFGGQSGYSEIKLNYNVEQNAVDLTGEEWTQREDPLTLEQLSLNGKVYALTIWDTYSSFVLVYNKKIFADLGLEIPKTYEEFKQLSLKIQEAGITPIYEPIADGWHHVLWFAEPGPQYDKTTPNLYDDLNANKKKFADDKTMETALAQLKEMYDLNFFGDNTFSDTGADTANKLASGEYAMALANQSLVFDIAEANPDLSPEDFGYFVIPLADNQIYYINPGGPSKFIYSGSKHIEEAKQYFAFLAKQENLQYMLDNDDTVSNLNFSGLTDKYTEEQKKLFETYPEKGTDIQNFVNYVNPQWMDIGKDIAAMFGGSMEPVDVLKSIDKRREDMAKVAGDPAWAN
- a CDS encoding carbohydrate ABC transporter permease is translated as MIKSKMYPFYYTWATLGLYLVFFIVPGLMGFYYSFTDWNSYSNEINFIGVDNFKKLFSADENYMSFVYNTLKFTFFTVILKTVLGLLFAMALNDGIRMKGFHRVMLFLPAVVPMLVVGLIFKSVLNPATGLLNETLRAIGLDFMAQKWLVDVNWAFKSIIGVDVWKGVGYIMIILLAGLQSISRTYYEAAAIDGANVWQKFVHVTLPLLMPALVVTTVLNLLHGLKVFEVVYVLTNGGPGYATDVLYTTIFKEFSLGRYGVGTALSSVLFLFMTIAGYFVIRLMAKEENEG
- a CDS encoding carbohydrate ABC transporter permease produces the protein MKGKTILSVLRNVFAWALSLIMFVPFALILVNSLKDRVQANTMSIKLPTELHWSNYAVVIEEGKLISSFFNSLLYAVASTLLSVALASVAAYIFSRNATRLNRAMYFFLIMGIAMPVNYVTLTKVMQWTQLINTQIGIIVLLSVMAIPFSVFLIYGFVGTVPRELDEAGIVDGCSPFRLFGSIAIPLLTPVLVTVCILNFMNCWSDFVLPLYYLNNSDKWPMTLAVYNFFGRFQVNWNLVSADIVLTTLPVILIYLLGQKYIISGMTSGSVKG